Proteins from a single region of Rana temporaria chromosome 5, aRanTem1.1, whole genome shotgun sequence:
- the LOC120941645 gene encoding E3 ubiquitin/ISG15 ligase TRIM25-like, with translation MASADLRQELDCSICLEMYTDPVMLSCGHNFCQVCIDRVLDTQEGSGDFSCPRCRKRSRSRPTLQRNITLCNIVETLRSTHPDQKETGIFCTYCIHSPVPAVKSCLMCEASLCNDHLRVHSKAPEHVLTDPTTSMENRKCSIHRELLKYYCTEDSACICVTCSLAGEHRGHKVETLDEASENKKQKLRNVLQKLIANRMEIEQRVQSLQELKGKVQEKSAGLTEGVTALFIELRRHLEDLEKRVRRNISSQEERIFLSLSDLIVQLEIKKEDLSRKMEDIEELCNMTDPLTVLQESDTGDLCDIEEGDNEDRERHDRLLHDGGDLDVSGISHTLHTGLSDIIKGVNVFFNIQEASDILLDVNTAQNNLQISDDMKTVSWSDIKQNHLETPERFQRCSQVLSSQRFSSGRHYWEVDVSESEHCRVGMCYPSIERRGGVQSLIGNNDKSWGLFRYIGECSLRHDNEEIQLSPNLSSNRVRIYVDYEAGQLSFYDLCDPIRHLHTFTTTFTEPLHAVLAVRKGCIKISGRVGRFLL, from the coding sequence atggcgtctgctgatctgagacaGGAGCTGGACTGTTCCATCTGCCTGGAAATGTATACAGAtcctgtaatgctgagctgtggacacaacttctgccaggtctgtattgatcgtgtgttggatacacaggaggggtctGGAGATTTTTCCTGTCCTCGGTGCAGGAAAAGATCTAGGAGTCGTCCCACACTGCAGAGGAACATAACATTGTGTAACATAGTGGAGACTTTACGATCTACTCATCCAGATCAGAAGGAGACTGGAATCTTCTGTACTTACTGTATTCactctcctgtacctgctgttaaATCCTGTCTGATGTGTGAAGCTTCTCTATGTAATGATCACCTGAGAGTCCACAGCAAGGCACCAGAACATGTCCTAACTGATCCCACCACTTCCATGGAGAACAGAAAATGCTCCATCCATAGAGAACTTCTTAAatattactgcactgaggactcTGCCTGTATCTGTGTGACCTGCAGTTTGGCCGGAGAACACCGGGGACACAAGGTGGAGACTCTGGATGAGGCctctgaaaataaaaaacagaaactgAGAAATGTTCTGCAGAAACTGATTGCTAATAGAATGGAGATTGAACAAAGAGTTCAGAGTCTGCAGGAACTTAAGGGAAAGGTACAAGAAAAATCAGCTGGTCTAACAGAGGGAGTCACTGCCCTGTTCATAGAGCTCAGGAGACATCTGGAGGACCTGGAGAAGAGAGTCCGGAGGAACATCTCCAGCCAGGAAGAGCGGATTTTCCTCTCATTGTCTGATTTGATTGTTCagctggaaataaagaaggaggatctgtccaggaagatggaggacattgaggagctgtgtaacatgactgacccactgactgtcctacaggaatcagacacaggggacttgtgtgatattgaggagggagataatgaggacagagagagacatgatagactcctccatgatggaggggatctggatgtGTCTGGAAtctcacacacattacacacagggtTATCTGATATTATAAAAGGGGTAAATGTATTCTTCAATATACAGGAAGCTtcagacatattactggatgtgaACACAGCTCAGAATAATCTACAGATATCAGATGACATGAAAACTGTATCCTGGTCAGATATAAAGCAGAATCATCTAGAAACACCGGAGAGATTTCAGAGGTGTTCCCAGGTATTAAGCAGTCAGAGATTTTCCTCGGGGcgacattactgggaagtggatgtcAGTGAGTCGGAACATTGCAGAGTCGGGATGTGTTATCCCAgtatagagaggagaggaggcGTGCAGTCACTGATTGGAAATAATGACAAGTCCTGGGGTTTGTTCAGGTATATTGGTGAGTGTTCTCTGAGACATGACAATGAAGAGATCCAGTTATCTCCCAATCtctccagtaacagagtcaggatctatgtggattatgaggccgggcagctgtccttttatgatctgtgtgacccgatcagacacctccacaccttcaccaccaccttcactgagcccctccatgctgtGTTGGCTGTAAGAAAAGGTTGTATAAAGATCTCTGGGAGGGTTGGGAGATTTTTACTTTGA